TTCTTAGCATGGGGCATTACCACCATGCATATTGTCGTTAATCGGATCGGCAACAAAAGCGCCAATGACAATGCTAAGCGTCTAGTCGGAGCCTTCACTTCACCGATGGCGATGGGAATCACCGCTTTTGCTGCTCTTGCTTTGCCTTCTGGAATGCAGATGTCAGAACCCCTTGTACCTGCGCTGAAGTCTAACTGGTTGATGATGCATGTTAGCGTCATGCTCTTGAGTTATGCCGCCTTAATGACGGGTAGCATTTTGGCGATCGCCTTTTTGATCGTCACTCGTGGTCAAGAGGTGGTGCTACAGGGTAGTTCATTTGGTACTAATCTTCGCAGTGTTGCCGATGGCAATAATACGAATAATCCTAACCCTGAAACATTTGCCGCGTTTGCGGTTGAGAGTATGGGCAGTATTTTAAATTCAGGTAATCTCCAAACTGCCAATACTGGCACAATCACTGCCGAGGCGATCGCTCCTAAAACTAAGCCCCTATCATTGCGTCGTCTCACCATTGGTGAAACTTTAGACAATCTCAGTTATCGAGCGATCGGGCTAGGATTTCCCCTGCTAACGATTGGTATTATTGCAGGCGGAGTATGGGCAAACGAAGCATGGGGTTCTTATTGGAGTTGGGACCCGAAGGAAACATGGTCTTTGATCACATGGTTGGTCTTTGCAGCTTATTTACACACACGTATTACTAAAGGATGGCAGGGTCGTAAGCCTGCGATTTTGGCTAGTGTAGGGCTTTTAGTAGTCTGGACTTGCTATCTAGGCGTAAATTTACTCGGTAAGGGTTTACACAGTTACGGATGGTTCCTTTAATCTCAAAAGAAAAGCCTCGCTAAGCGAGGCTTTTCTTTTGAGGATTTAACGTTTACTTAACTCTTCTTCAAGTTTAGGAAGACTATCTAACTCAAATACGGTGATTTGCCCAGAATTGGCGCTACCTCTACCATTTTGCAATAGCTCGATCCAGTAGCCGTATTTTTTGCCTTGACGTAATTCTCCTTGTAAAGCCCTGAGAATTGGAGAAGCATTTTTTGCTTGTGATCGCAGCACCATAGCGGTCGTTGGATATGCATAAACCCGTTTAGCCGTTGCATAATCACGCATAATCTCTGGTCCATAAATAGAACGCAGGGCTTCTTCTAGACGCGATCGCGTGACCCCATTAATGATGTCAAAAAAGCTAATCCGCTCACTTCTAATCAAATTTGCGTCGCCCTTTTGGATAGCGGCAATCCCCGGTAGCACTACACTAGCTTGAAATTGAAATCGTCTTGATGGGGTGTCACTTTTTCGCACGAGTAGCCGCTCGCCAGCCGATGGACGTAATACTGGATGTGTTCTAATCCAGTCGATGACCTGATCGGGCGTTTGTCCAGGTAAGGCGATCGCTGATGGCACGACTGAACGCCATGTTGTTGGTAGAGCCATACTGGTGATCTGCATCAAAAGTGTGGTTGCGATCGCGATATTTACACCTTTAATGTTTGCGCTCTTAAAGCAATTCATGGGAAACCTCTACACCAATTAAATCCGATTGCGTTTTGCAAATGAGGGCATATTGATTTGCAAATTTGTTTTACAAATCAAAAAGGCAACTACATTAAGGTTTAGCAGTTTTCATTTTGCCTACGGCAAAATGAAAACTGCTATATAGACAAATTTAGCTGGCAAATAATGGGTGAAAGGATATCACGGACGGGCGTAAATGCAATGACTTTTTCAGTCTTTTTACGATGTTTTGAGGTTTTATAGCGATCGCTGGTGATGGAATGGCAAAATCGCAACCCCAAAAAGCTTTACTCTGCGAAGCTCTTTGGGTGGTTATGAAGAAGTTTTTAAAAAATATGCTGAGAGTATTGACAAACGCCTTTTAAATCTACATAATAAGGAGCGCTTAAATAAAGAAACGCAAAAAACGAGCTGCAACCCAGCTAGTAAAAAGCAATTCTAGAAATAAGTTTAAGCATAAAAATTTGGGTTCGTAGTTCAATTGGTTAGAGCACCGCCCTGTCACGGCGGAAGTTGCGGGTTCGAGCCCCGTCGAACCCGTTCTAAAAGACTAAAAAAAGGAAGGTACTGATAAACAGTACCTTCCTTTTTTTAGTCTTTTTAGGGCTTATCGATATCTTTCATCAAAAATAATTTTTGTAATGCAGATTGGTGTTTTGATTACCAAAATTACTAAAGAAAATAAATCTTCTCCTATAATCTGTCAAACTTAGAAAAAGAATTATATCAACGCAGTGATGCAAACGTTTTTGGCTGATTAATTTAGTAATTAATTAGTAATTAATTACTAATTAATTGATGTTACGCAGAATGCAGACGCGGAATCTCTTACAGCTAGCCAATCAGGGTAACCACGGGGAAATCGCGACTATCTAATTCTTGTTCTGTAGGGGCTGCGCCCCCATACAAACCCCGATCTTAAATGGGTTGTGAGAGTGCGCCCGCACTCTCACAACCCATTTAAGATCGCTATAACTGCGTAAGGTGAGTGATTAAATATCCCTAGAATTAAGTGAAAGCGATGAACGCTAAAAGTCTCCTCCTCCGTAAACAATTACTATCGGCGATCGCCCTTGATCCGTTGATAGTTGCTGTAGACACAGGAGTCATAACGGCGATCGCCTCTATGGAGAAAACAGGCTCAAGTTGTGTTTTGGTAGTTAGGAACAACCATGAGTCTGAGGCAATTAGTTTAGTTGGTATTGTGACCAAACATGATATTTTTCAGTCCATTGCTCAGCATGTTCTTTTAGATAATTTATCGATACAGTCGGTAATGCATGATTCGGTTGTTACCATTCAAGAATCAGCCCTAATCGATTTTCCATCTGTCCTCAAAATATATCAACAATATCGAATTCATCATTTACCTGTACTAGATGGCGATCGCCTTGTTGGGGTGTTATCTCAAGATGCTTTAATCGATCTGTTGACCCAGAATGTTTTGCAGGGAGGATTTGAGGATCAGGATTTATCTATACTTGACCATATCGAAGATAGCCGAGATATTAGCGAAAAAATCGACAGCACCATTACCGCAGGTGTTACGAGCCTCCATGATTTGACCACACTTAAGCAAGTAAAAGAATCCTTACAAAATAGAGAACAGTTTTTACGCACAATCTACGAAGGTGTGGAACAGGCTATTTTTACAGTTGATGTATTAGAGGATGGAGATTTTCGGCTTGTTGCTTTTAATCCAGCCGCCGAAAGATTAACGGGGCGTTCGACAGCAGAAATATCTGGGAAATCACCCACCAAGGAAGTCCTTCAAAACTATATAGCTTGTGTCCAAGCAGGAACTTCGATTACCTATGAGGAATGCCTAGTTTTTAAGGGGCAACCAACTTGGTGGATTACCACTCTAAATCCTATCTACGATGCCTTAGGGCGTATTTGTCGCATTGTGGGAACTAGCACCAATATTTCCCAACGCAAGAAAATGGAAACTGCTCTCCAAAATCTGATTGAGAGTACTTCTGCGGTTACAGGTGAAGATTTTTTCCCAGCTTTAGTTAGTCACATAGCTAAAGCGCTCAATGTTTCCTATGCAGTTGTTACAGAAGTAGAAGGCGATCGGCTGCATACCCTTGCTATTTGGACAACTGATACATTGCAAACCGATTTTTTATACGATTTTGCAAAGTCTCCCTGCCAACGTACTTTACAGGATGGGATGTTTTTTTGCGATCGCTTTCTTCAGCAGCAGTTCCCAGAGGATCGCGATCTTGTGGGTATGGGGGTAGATAGCTATTTGGGTATTGCTTTACGGGATAGCCATAATCGAGCGATCGGGACTTTATGTATCCTTGATAAGCAGCCAATTCAAGATCCCCTGTGGGCTGAAAGCCTACTGCGGATATTTGCATCCCGTGCGGCGGCTGAGTTGGAGCGCGAACGAGCCATGAATGCACTGGAGAATTTGAATCAAGAACTGGAAACTAGGGTGAAAGAACGCACAGCAGCATTGCAAGAAAGCCAGCGTTTTATCCAACAAATTGCCGATGCATCACCGAATATTCTCTATTTGTACGACCTCCAAGAACAGCGTAATATTTACGTTAATCGTGAGATTGGGATTATTCTTGGGTACACCCCCGATGAAATTCAATCGATGGGTTCCAATTTGTTTACTAATTTAATTCATCCTGATGATTTAAAGAAATTGGCTTCTTACCATACCCAAATCTATGCGGCTCAAGATGATGAAATTCTCGAATTTGAATATCGGATCAGACATGTAAATGGAGAATGGCGTTGGTTCTATGGTCGAGATGCAGTATTTAACCTGAATTATGCATGACAAGGGGAACGAGAACAAGAAAAAGAGCCTAAAAGCTATTAGAATTAGGCTCTTCAGAATAATAATAGATGTATTTTCTCATGACAGAGTGTAATCAAGAAGCAAAGATCGAATTTTATAAAAAAAAGCGACTAGAAGTAAAGTTTAGTG
This genomic stretch from Pseudanabaena galeata CCNP1313 harbors:
- a CDS encoding PAS domain S-box protein; translated protein: MNAKSLLLRKQLLSAIALDPLIVAVDTGVITAIASMEKTGSSCVLVVRNNHESEAISLVGIVTKHDIFQSIAQHVLLDNLSIQSVMHDSVVTIQESALIDFPSVLKIYQQYRIHHLPVLDGDRLVGVLSQDALIDLLTQNVLQGGFEDQDLSILDHIEDSRDISEKIDSTITAGVTSLHDLTTLKQVKESLQNREQFLRTIYEGVEQAIFTVDVLEDGDFRLVAFNPAAERLTGRSTAEISGKSPTKEVLQNYIACVQAGTSITYEECLVFKGQPTWWITTLNPIYDALGRICRIVGTSTNISQRKKMETALQNLIESTSAVTGEDFFPALVSHIAKALNVSYAVVTEVEGDRLHTLAIWTTDTLQTDFLYDFAKSPCQRTLQDGMFFCDRFLQQQFPEDRDLVGMGVDSYLGIALRDSHNRAIGTLCILDKQPIQDPLWAESLLRIFASRAAAELERERAMNALENLNQELETRVKERTAALQESQRFIQQIADASPNILYLYDLQEQRNIYVNREIGIILGYTPDEIQSMGSNLFTNLIHPDDLKKLASYHTQIYAAQDDEILEFEYRIRHVNGEWRWFYGRDAVFNLNYA
- the ccsB gene encoding c-type cytochrome biogenesis protein CcsB, yielding MQLVALQNLLDNSSFAVLFATMLVFWVHVAFPNLPYLRSLGNAGMAIANLCIATLLGARWIDAGYFPLSNLYESLFFLAWGITTMHIVVNRIGNKSANDNAKRLVGAFTSPMAMGITAFAALALPSGMQMSEPLVPALKSNWLMMHVSVMLLSYAALMTGSILAIAFLIVTRGQEVVLQGSSFGTNLRSVADGNNTNNPNPETFAAFAVESMGSILNSGNLQTANTGTITAEAIAPKTKPLSLRRLTIGETLDNLSYRAIGLGFPLLTIGIIAGGVWANEAWGSYWSWDPKETWSLITWLVFAAYLHTRITKGWQGRKPAILASVGLLVVWTCYLGVNLLGKGLHSYGWFL